The sequence CTAAATAAGGTTCAAATAAAGAAAAATTATTTGTATTTTTAGCTTCTTCCCAAACGGACTCTGCCTTAGACCGTAACATGACGAACTCTTTATATTCCTGATCAGGAATCTTTTCATTTTTTTCAAAATCTTTTTTGGCAAGTTCAACAGATCTTTTTAAAATGGGATCATCGGTTTCTTCTCTTAACTCCTCCAAAAGACGCTTCATCTCATCTGAAGTTGATAATTGATGGACTTTTTGAGCAAACATTCCGATCACTTCTGAACGCTGTTCAATCCCTTTTTTAGGTGCTTTTGTTCGAAGGTCCCACGCCATTAAAGCAATAGCCTCTTCATACTGTTTCATTTCTTTCATTAAATTAGTAAACTCTTGCTTTGCTTGATCTTTACTCATTCCTCTTCCCCCTACTCTTTTTGACCAAAAAATTGATAATAATCTGTACGGATAAACCCATTAAATAGTTTTCGCTTTTTAGAAGCCTTTTGACCATATAGTTTTTCGAAATCTTGGTGAGAGGTCAGTATATAGACGCTCCAGCTTGGATATTGTTTCATTACTTCCCCTAACTCACGATACATTTCCTCTACAGCTTTTCGTTCTCCAATGCGTTCTCCATAGGGCGGATTTCCAATTAAGTATCCGTTTTTTTCTTTCGAAGAAAAGTCCTTCACCTGCATTTGCTTAAAGGAAATTAAATCAGCAAATCCTGCTTCTGCAGCGTTTTGCTTGGAAATTTCAACCATGCGATGATCAATATCCGAGCCAACAATAGTAAACTTCTGATCATAGTTTGCTTTCTCTTCTGCTTCTTCAAAAGCTTGCTCCCATACGCTGCGACCAATCCATCCCCAACCTTCACTTGAAAATTCACGATTGAACCCGGGGGCGATATTTTGCGCAATCATAGCCGCTTCAATCGGAATAGTTCCTGAACCACAAAAAGGATCAACAAATGGATCATCACCTGTCCAATTCGTAAGTAAAACTAGCGCAGCTGCCATGGTTTCCTTAAGTGGTGCTTCTCCTTGGCCTTTTCGATATCCGCGTTTATGTAGTCCTGATCCTGAGCTGTCGATCGTCAAAGTCGCTTTATCCTTATGTATAGCAATTTCAACTTTATACAAGTCCCCTGTTTCCTCAAGCCAAGAGGCAATCCCATGCTTTTGCTTTAATCTTTCCACAATAGCCTTTTTCACGATAGCTTGACAATCAGATACACTAAAAAGTTTTGATTTAACAGACTTGCCAACTACCGGGAATTCTCCATTTTCAGGGATATAGTCTTCCCATGGCAATGCTTTTGTTTGTTCAAATAATTGGTCAAAAGTAACTGCCTCAAATTCACCAATTAAAACTTTAACCCGGTCCGCTGTACGAAGCCATAAATTTGATCTGGCAATTCCGGATGGATCTGTTTTATATATGACTTTCCCATTATCAATAGATGGCTCATATCCTAAATTTTTTACTTCACGTGCAACTATAGACTCTAACCCCATGGGGGCAGTTGCAATCAAAGTCACCTCATTCATTGTCATTCTCCTTTCAAGAACACTATATCAAAAACAAACAAAGATAACACGCTAATATATACAGTTTTTCCATTAAACTAAGAAAAGCGCAAGCGCCCTCGATCATCGACGTAAGGCGGTGGACCTCATCGAGCGAGATATAGGAAACACGGTTCACGAAGTGAATCGATGTTGACTTATCGATGGAGAGGAGGGAACCGACTCTAGTCGATAGGGCGCTGGAGCTGGACAAATTTTATACTTTCCTATCTGTTAAAAAAGAACTCCTTCCTATTGGAAAGAGTTCGTATATAAGTACGTAAATGGTTTGTTTGACCTGTAAATGCTCTGTAAGCCATGTTCTGTACCTTCGTACTACAAACGGTGGTCAACCTTGTACTCCGGCTGTAATCATCTATCTACAGGCTATGTGCCTGTCCCCCTCACGTGTTCATTTCCACTGAGGAAGTGCCCCTACCTAATTTTGGGTTGCTCACTTGTGGGGTTTACCTCGTTCCACTCTTTATGTTTCCATAAAGACTACGTCACTGTGGCACTTTCAAGGTATGAAAACCATATCCAAAAGGACTTAGGTCCCCTCCCTGCCGTTAGCCCAAAAAGGACTACCCTGGCTTATGAATTCACCAGGCACAAACACTACAAGCATCTCAGCTTGTGTGAGCATGGACTTTCCTCTGCATGAAACATGCAGCGATTACTCGAGCATTTACTGTGTAAACCGTAAAATCAATACTAACATGAATTTATCATTATGTCATTGGTAAATATTTCTTTGAAAATTAATCAGAAAATTTATGACCGAAAACTGCCTTTTCAAGATTTGATAAACGTTTAAGGACATCATAGTTCACTTGTCCTTGCGGAGCAGCAGCTGATGAACGACGTGTTGATTGATCAGCTATTCGTTTCAATTTTTCATTTTCCTGCTTCAATCTCTCAATCTCTTGCTGAAAAACTTCATAATCTTGAATGACAACATCTAAAAACTGATCCACTTCTTCTTGATTGTATCCTCTAATGCCGACTTTAAATTCTTTATCTAATATCTCACTTCCATTTAATTGTATACGCTCTACCATTCATACTTCACCTCAATTAGTAACTTTTTTTTATTTTTTCAAAACCGTAACAATTTGTCAATTTCCTTTTCCCTTCAAAAAATCGGGATTCTCCCTTACTATATCCTCTGCCATTTCATTAAGGTCAAAAGGTGTAATAGTCATGACTTTATAATCAAGCCCTTTATTTTGCATGATTTCTACTTGTTTCATAAAATAATGAGGAGATCCATGAGTGTCCTCATCATATAGTACAAGACATCCATCACTTTTATGAATAAAAAATTCATCTCGTTGTTTAAACTGAAATGGTCCTATGTATTCTCTTTGATAAAGAAGCTGGTTGAAATCTGCCTGCTGCTGTATAAATTGATATATTTCTTTGTCCCCATCCGACCAATATTGGTCAAATTCTTTAAATGGAGGAATAATAGCTAGCTTAATGGGAAACACATCCTTTAAATTCACCACTACTTCTGCTGCCCAAAGCTCAATACCAGGTTGTCCAGATAATAAGACCCATTCCAGTCCCTCTTCAACCAAAGGTATCAATTTTCTTTTAAATGCTTCCTTAATTATTGTTATTTTTAGATCTTTATTAGAAAATATCCCCAATTCCTTTGCTTTATAACCTGTAATTACTAACGTTTTCATCTTTAGCATCCTTAGTTTTTGAGTATTACTAGTATCATTTTATCTTAAATTGTACAACTATAACAGTACTTTCTTATCTGCAAACAAAGGTTTGCTCTTATTAGAGCAAACCTTTGAGTGAATTTCATTATTTTTTGCGGAAAGGAGTCCCCATTCCTGGCGCTCCAGGAAAAGGTGCTGGACCTGCTGTGTTAACATTAGGGACAAGGCCTGGCATTGGACCAGTAACAGGTGGTGTTACTGGTGCAGGAGCTGGGTAAGGAGGAAAAGCAACTGAAGATTCGCTTCCCGTATTTACCACAGAATTTGAATATGGGAAGAAGTGTTTATTTTCCACATGGTGATGATTTACCACCGTAGTGTGAGTTGGATGAATATGATCTACTTCCTCATACGTGAAATTGTTATTTACACAATACTTTGTTGGATATACCACCTTTTTAGTAGGGTGACAATGATTCATTCCCCATGGTTTGTGATGCATGAATTTCCATCTCCTTTCTTGATAGGTTCACTAATAACCTATGAATAAAAGGAGAGACATGTACTAAGACAGAAACCTATTTTTAGACTAATACCTTTAATATTTGAATTAAAGGACTTTTAAGTGTTTTCTTATCATGTCAAAAATATTTTTTTGTATCAATTCACATTTCCGTCACCTATTCGGTCTATTGTTTGATAAAATAGGGTTGATAACGCTTTCAAAGGAGTGAGGAGATTGAATTCATCAGCACCAATTAAAACGATTTGCGGCTACTGTGGAACGGGGTGTGGTTTGTTAGTTGAAACTGAAAATAATCGAATTATGAAAATTAGAGGGGATAAGGAAGCCCCCGTTAATAAAGGTCAAACTTGTATAAAGGGGGCCTTTGCTTTCGAATACGTTCATTCAGAAAAAAGACTTACTCATCCAATGATTAAGAAAGATGGTACGTTTCAAAGGGCTTCCTGGGATGAAGCCTTACAACTAATTACTGAAAGATTAGGTAATATTAAAAATAATTTTGGTCCTGATGCTATAACCATGTTTGCATGTGCTCGTACAACCAATGAATCTAATTTTGTTACACAAAAATTTATGCGGACAGCTATTCAATCCAACCATATTGACGGTTGTAACCGAACGTGACACGCTCCTTCCGTTGCCGGTCTGGCAACCGTATTTGGTTCAGGCTTTCCAATGAATAATGCAGATGGATTTGACAAATCTGAGTTGCTATTAATCATAGGAAGCAATACTACAGAAGCCCATCCGATTATTGCTAATCGAATGAAGCAAGCTAGAAAAAAAGGTCTTAAAATCATTGTGATTGATCCTAGAAAAATAGATATGGTCAAATTTAGTGATGATCACCTTCAATTACGTGTTGGTTCTGATATTGCCTTATTAAATGCCATGATTCATGTCATTATAGAGGAAAATCTTTATAATGAATCTTTCATTAATCAATATACCAATGGAATCGAACAACTTAAAAAAGAAGTTGAGAAATTTACTCCAGAATTCTCTGAAACTATTACTGGTGTACCAGCTGAACAGATTCGTAATACAGCTAGAGCTTATGCTTGTGCCAAAGAAGCCATGATTGCCTATACACTTGGAATTACTGAACACCATTGCGGAGTAAATAACGTTTTTGGAATCTCTAATTTAGCTTTATTATGTGGCCATATTGGAAAAGAAGGGTCTGGTATTATGCCTCTTCGCGGACAGAATAATGTCCAGGGAGCTGGAGATATGGGCTGCCTTCCTAATATGCTAACTGGTGCACAACCTCTATCAGATTCAAAGGTAAGAGAAAGATTTGAAAACGCTTGGAGTGTTAAGCTTCCAACATACAACGGTCGAACTCAAACGCAAATGCTAGAAAAAATGGAAGAAGGCCAAGTAAAAGCACTATATTGCATTGGAGAAAATCCAATCTTGGCAGATGTAAATATGGATCATACAAAAAAAGCATTTAGTAACCTAGATTTCCTTGTTGTTCAAGATATCTTCATGACAGAAACGGCTGAATTAGCAGACGTCATTCTTCCAGCAAAATCATGGGGAGAAGTTGAAGGCACTTATACGAACACAGAGAGAAGAATACAACGTGTTAGAAAATTAGTCGATGCACAGGGAGAAGCAAGAGAAGATTGGGAAATTCTTTGCGACCTTTCTACTCGCCTTGGTTACCCTATGTCCTATGAATCTAGTGAACAAATTTGGGAAGAGGTACGTGAACTTGCTCCCCATATGTATGGAGGAATGCCGTACCAAAGACTTGAAGAAATGAATGGCATTCAGTATCCTTGCCCAGATGAAAATCATCCAGGCGTTGACTATCTACACGAACGTTTTCACGATCCTAATTATAATGGACCTAAGGCATCCTTTGTGCCAGTAACCTACACTCCACCTATGGAGGAACCTGACGAGGAATATCCGTTTGTGTTAACTACAGGAAGAAGATATGAGCTTTATAACACGCATACCCAAACAAAATATTATCCAGAAAAAATGAAGATCAAACAAACAGAGGAAACTGCGGATATTCATCCAACAGATGCAGAAAAACTTGGTTTAGAGAACGGGGATGTCGTTGAAGTAAGTTCCAGAAGAGGAAAACTTAACGTGAGTGTAAAAGTAACGGACCAAGTATCGCCAGGCTTAATTTTTATGAGCTTTCACTTTTCGGACGTTCCGACAAATATGTTAACTTTAAACGAATTTGATCCAATCTCAGGAACAGCAGAATATAAAGCTTGTGCTGTCAAAATAGAAAAAACAATGTAAAAGAAAAGCATCTCCATAAATGGGAGATGCTTTGTTTCCTCACCGCTGTTCTAAATCATTAAATAGTTCAAGTTGAATATGCAAAACACTTTCTCTAAGTTTTTCTAAATTGTATTTGTCAATTTCTACGATCTCCGTTCCATAACGAATAAAAGTAGGATAAGTCCGTTTATTTCTCACTTGAATTTGAGAAGTAATTTCCTTTTCTTGAACTCGTATATCCATACGATATGTTTCATCATCTGACAATACACACTGTGTAGCAAAACCAAAGCCCTTAATATTAAAATCAATCATTTGAACTGTGCCAACTTTCCACCATCCAGAGGAATCCCTTGCATAAACCACACCTTCTGTATGACATCCTAGTCTAGGTAACGTTCTTCGTTCTCCCTTATTTAAATCTAACTCAACTGGGGCATAGATAAATATTCGAAATCCTTTTTTCTGGAGAATTTTAGTTTCAAATTGGTAATGATAGAAGATACACTTCCACGTTTCATTGACTTGCACTTTTTGAGGATTATGTATTGTTAATTCAATAACTTCCCCTTTCATGTCAATGATTTGTCCAAGCACTACCTGATGATCTGATATAAGACGTACAAATTCCATAGTTGTCCCCCTATCCATTTCATTATAGGGTCTTTTCTGAGATTTTCATAGCTAGCTTTAAGTGCTAACTTAAGATTTGTCTAAGTTGCTGAAAGATATATTCTATAGAATTCTTTAATTCTTTATATCTTTTTTTAGGAACATCAATATAGTAACTATGCAAAATAAGAAGTTCTATATTTTCTTTCGTTTTTTCAATCTGAGTAGGATATAATTTACCTTCTTTTTTATTTTCTACTACCTGCATAGATTGGTTATACCATTGGTCTAGTTTTTCAAACAAAGGATCTGTTTCTCTTTTTACATAATTAAAAAAGGCTCGATCGTGACGATTTTCAGGCTTGTTTTGAGATAAAAAATTTTTCTCTAGATCATTAAAAACAATTTCAAATTCATTCTGTAAGTTAAGTATCTTCTTCTTGTCCACAAAACCACCTCATATTTAATGTTCCCACTATAATAAGAAAAGCGCAAGTGCCCTTGACTATCGACGTAAGGCGGAGGACCTCACCTCAGATTAAGGATCGTCGGCTAAAATCGTCACATCTCGTTATGACCTACATCGTGTAGGCCCAAAGGAAACACGGTTCAATAGGGCTCGCAGGATGCGAGTCCGTTCGGTGTTGCGAATCATTTTGGTGGGACGAGTAATCGCAGTCCCACCACGATGTCGGGGTTTTAACCGAACCTCCTTCATCGATGTTGACTTGTCGAAGGAAAGGAGGGAACCGACTCTAGTCGATAGGCTGCCCCTCGAAACAAGAAAATCACTTGTTTCTGCGAAGTACTCTAAGTAGCTTTCCTTTGCACGATTACTCGGGGCAAAAACTAAGATGATGACTAGAATGGAGCTAGACAGATTTTTTTCTTTATAATCTTCTGATAGGTACCACCCAAGGGTGCGACCTAAAAGCCCTTGAACCAATCGAACATTTACGGGCAACCAACCATGAAGCAAGCTTCATCAACAAGGATGAAATATTTCATATTTTTTTCATGGCATTTTATCCCCCACCTACGCTTTTCGTTTACTTAAGACTTGAGGAGGGGGATTAGTGCTTGTTCATACGGGCTAATTGCTAATAGTACAAAATAGAAATTAAGATGATCGATAGGATAATTGTTTGGATGCTAATACAGGGTGGGTAGAATCTTTTTTGTATTTCCGTTGTCCTTGCCTCCATTTTTCTTCTGCTAAACGAAATTGATCTGATATTTTTTGAATTTCAATTCGATGTTTTATGTAATAATGCAGAGAAGTCTCATCTGTTTTTTTCTTCAAAGTATCATCTAACTGATCTAACTTCATAGTTAAGTATTCAAATTCCCTCAGGAGAGCTTCCTTTGAAACAAATTCTACTTCCATTTCTTTTTTCATTATGAACCTCCTCGGTTTACAATATCTTTATCTTCCTAATTCTCCTCCCCTACTTCCTATCCCTCCTCCATGACAAAACTAGAAAAAACATTACAAAATCTCTAATTTATCGCGCTCATTATTTTTGTTTTTGCTAATTTATTTAAAAGAATTCGCTTCTTCACCATACTCTGACTGATGTCATCTGAAAGCGAAACTTTTTCTGGAGCCGACCAGCGAGAAGGTGGATCCAGCCACTTGTTCCAATCAATTTGCACGGTGTCATCATGGGTTATATCTGGATAAATATTTTGCAGATAATCAGAGTAAGGCAATCTATGATTAATATCCTGAAACTTAAAGTAATCTCTTCTAGTCCCCTTGTGAGGTTGTTCCTTAGCAAAACGAATAAATTCATTTTTGAGAGAAGGATAAAATAAGAGATGGTATAACCTTTTCCCCAATTTGATTCTTTTATATGGATTGGTAAAATGAGTTACATTTTGGCCATATAGTTCCCCAGTTAAAGTTGGAAATAAAACACTCGATAACTGTAGGAAATCCTGTATTAAATAAGGAAGTGTATGAAATATTTGGGTAAAATAATAAGACTGTTCAATAACTGGACCTTGAATGACCATCTGCTCGTTGACAATAAGGGCATATACTAAACGGTTTTTATCTCCGTTTTTCCAAAAATAATTCCATTCATTCATCATAAACGTTGAAATAGATAAGTAAGGTAGTAAATGAAACAGTGGCTCTCCCTTTTCTTTACTTTTCTCGTAGATTAACAATTGAGGATAAGCATCTTTAAAAATAAGCCAATTTGCCCTTTCATAAGTCATAAACAAACGGTTAGAATGTTTTTTTGAAAGTAGGGAACGAAGTGGATCAATGCGGAGATCCGTCATGTTCCATCCCGCATTTCTAGATACCATACTTGCTAAGAAGCTCCATCTCATCTCTGGATGCTTAAAGAAAAAATCTTGATACGACATACTTCTTGTAATATTATTCAAATTATATTCCGCTGTATGTCCCTTCATGTTCTCTATTAGTTCTAAATCACGAATTGTCATATTATCTCCCCTGTTTTACTTTTATTTTGACTTTAGACAAGTCTATTCATACCTTTAATCTAGGCATTAAATCTCGTGAACGAAAAAGTAAGATATGGTAAAGTAGACAAGGAGGGGAAATCATGAATTATCCAAATGGAAAAAAAAACACTTCAATTATAAAAGGACAAGAAAAGCAATCAAATTATAGTAATCGAGGTATGACCCTCGAAGAAGATATTAATGCAACGAATATTTATTATCGAGAAAATCAAA is a genomic window of Bacillaceae bacterium S4-13-56 containing:
- a CDS encoding class I SAM-dependent RNA methyltransferase, producing the protein MNEVTLIATAPMGLESIVAREVKNLGYEPSIDNGKVIYKTDPSGIARSNLWLRTADRVKVLIGEFEAVTFDQLFEQTKALPWEDYIPENGEFPVVGKSVKSKLFSVSDCQAIVKKAIVERLKQKHGIASWLEETGDLYKVEIAIHKDKATLTIDSSGSGLHKRGYRKGQGEAPLKETMAAALVLLTNWTGDDPFVDPFCGSGTIPIEAAMIAQNIAPGFNREFSSEGWGWIGRSVWEQAFEEAEEKANYDQKFTIVGSDIDHRMVEISKQNAAEAGFADLISFKQMQVKDFSSKEKNGYLIGNPPYGERIGERKAVEEMYRELGEVMKQYPSWSVYILTSHQDFEKLYGQKASKKRKLFNGFIRTDYYQFFGQKE
- the gpsB gene encoding cell division regulator GpsB, translating into MVERIQLNGSEILDKEFKVGIRGYNQEEVDQFLDVVIQDYEVFQQEIERLKQENEKLKRIADQSTRRSSAAAPQGQVNYDVLKRLSNLEKAVFGHKFSD
- a CDS encoding SLOG family protein; protein product: MKTLVITGYKAKELGIFSNKDLKITIIKEAFKRKLIPLVEEGLEWVLLSGQPGIELWAAEVVVNLKDVFPIKLAIIPPFKEFDQYWSDGDKEIYQFIQQQADFNQLLYQREYIGPFQFKQRDEFFIHKSDGCLVLYDEDTHGSPHYFMKQVEIMQNKGLDYKVMTITPFDLNEMAEDIVRENPDFLKGKGN
- a CDS encoding CotD family spore coat protein, with the protein product MHHKPWGMNHCHPTKKVVYPTKYCVNNNFTYEEVDHIHPTHTTVVNHHHVENKHFFPYSNSVVNTGSESSVAFPPYPAPAPVTPPVTGPMPGLVPNVNTAGPAPFPGAPGMGTPFRKK
- a CDS encoding molybdopterin dinucleotide binding domain-containing protein — protein: MEEPDEEYPFVLTTGRRYELYNTHTQTKYYPEKMKIKQTEETADIHPTDAEKLGLENGDVVEVSSRRGKLNVSVKVTDQVSPGLIFMSFHFSDVPTNMLTLNEFDPISGTAEYKACAVKIEKTM
- a CDS encoding DUF1798 family protein, producing the protein MDKKKILNLQNEFEIVFNDLEKNFLSQNKPENRHDRAFFNYVKRETDPLFEKLDQWYNQSMQVVENKKEGKLYPTQIEKTKENIELLILHSYYIDVPKKRYKELKNSIEYIFQQLRQILS
- a CDS encoding DUF2515 family protein, whose translation is MTIRDLELIENMKGHTAEYNLNNITRSMSYQDFFFKHPEMRWSFLASMVSRNAGWNMTDLRIDPLRSLLSKKHSNRLFMTYERANWLIFKDAYPQLLIYEKSKEKGEPLFHLLPYLSISTFMMNEWNYFWKNGDKNRLVYALIVNEQMVIQGPVIEQSYYFTQIFHTLPYLIQDFLQLSSVLFPTLTGELYGQNVTHFTNPYKRIKLGKRLYHLLFYPSLKNEFIRFAKEQPHKGTRRDYFKFQDINHRLPYSDYLQNIYPDITHDDTVQIDWNKWLDPPSRWSAPEKVSLSDDISQSMVKKRILLNKLAKTKIMSAIN